The Microbacterium sp. LKL04 sequence CAGTGGGTCTGGGCGCCATTCGGCCGCGGTCTGCGCGTCAGTGGTCATCTCGTCTCCTCGTGTGGGCCGGTGCGACGGGTCAGGCGGTGCGGCGGCGGACCCGGTGCAGGATCCGCCGCCGCGGTCGATCACAGCTCGAGCTGCTTCTCGACCTCGCGGGTCGACAGACGGGCGAGGGCGAGGTTGCCGCGCGCCTTGTCGAGGGCGATGTAGATGAAGACCTCGGGCGCCGCGGCCAGCGGACGGATGATGTGGTACTGCGACGACAGCGTGATGAGGATGTCGTCGATTGACTCGTTCAGGCCGAGGGCCGCGATCGTCTTGAGCTTGGCGCGGACGACCTCGGTGTTGCCGGCAGCGGCGAGCTCGAGGTCCAGGCCGGTGCCCAGGGTGCCGAGGGCCATGCCCGAGCCGGAGTCGACGAGCGCGACGCCGATGGCGCCGTCGATCGTCATGAGCTTCGCGAGGGAGTCGTGGATGTTTGCCATGTCGTGTCCTTTGTCAGATGGCGTTCGGGTGGTCTGTCGGCGTTCCCGCCGGGTCGCGCCCGCCGTGCGGCGCGGGGTGAGTCGCAGAGAAGGCATCACCCGGTGCGGGGCAGGCTGCGACCGAGATCGGATGCCGCGCGCCGGGCGAGGGCGAGGGCGTGGCCGAGCGTCTCGCCCGAGCCGAAGAGGGCGGCCAGGACGAGCGTGCTGCCCTCGACGCGCACCTGCACGATGTGACCGGCGTCGCTGAAGACGAGCACGGACGAGGCGCCGCCGAGACGGAGCTCTCGCACGGCGGCCTCGCCGAGGGCCTGCAGCGAGCTCGCGATGCTGGCGAATCGGCCGCCGTTCTGCGCGACGGCGCCGTGCTGCGAGGCGACCTCGAAGCCGTCGTCGGTGAGCACGCTCGCGTAGGTGAGGGAGGTGCTGTGGGCGGCGAAGGCGCCGAGGACGTCGGTCGCGAGTGCGATGACGTCGGCGTCCTGGTGCAGGGCGGTGCTCATGGGGGGTCGTCCTCGCGTCTCAGGCGGCGGTCTCGGAGGCGTCGCTCGTGGCGGACGCGATGATCTCGGCTGCTTCGACGCTCGCGACGAGGGTCAGCAGCAGGGTGCGCATGTGGTCGGTGCTGCGCGGGTCGGCCGTGAAGACCGGGATGGTGCGATCGGGATGCCACTGCGCCAGCGCGTCGGCGTACGCGCCGAGGTCGGGCGTGGGCGCGACGTCGCTGCGGGTGACCCCGATGACGACGGCGCCGCCGGCGACGAGCGCCTCGAACTCACCGAGGTACTCGATGACCTTGGCGATGGGGTCGGGCAGGTCGTTGTTGACGAGCAGCAGCAGGCCTTTTGCCCGCTCGGCGAGCACCGTCCACATGAAGTCGAACCGCTTCTGGCCGGGGGCGCCGTAGAGGCGCACCTTCTCGTCGGGTCCGAGCGTGAGCTCGCCGTAGTCCAGGGCGACCGTCGTGGTGTCCTTGTCGGCCTGGGCACGGTCGGTGTTGGCGGCCTCGGTCGAGACGACGTCGATCTCGCTCAGGCTGCGGATGGCCGTCGTCTTACCGGCGCCCATCGGCCCGGCGAACAGGATGACGTGTTCCGCCACGCGCGCTCTCTCCCTCGGTCGGTGCGACCGGACGCGGCTGATCGGACCACGCGATGGACGCGTGAGCGATCGGATGCGAGCCCCAGCTCGCGGTCCCCCGTCGGCGATTCGGGGTCCCTCCCCCGCACCGAGACCCGAGCTTAGGGGGACGGATCGACTCGCCGAGG is a genomic window containing:
- a CDS encoding roadblock/LC7 domain-containing protein — encoded protein: MSTALHQDADVIALATDVLGAFAAHSTSLTYASVLTDDGFEVASQHGAVAQNGGRFASIASSLQALGEAAVRELRLGGASSVLVFSDAGHIVQVRVEGSTLVLAALFGSGETLGHALALARRAASDLGRSLPRTG
- a CDS encoding GTP-binding protein; this encodes MAEHVILFAGPMGAGKTTAIRSLSEIDVVSTEAANTDRAQADKDTTTVALDYGELTLGPDEKVRLYGAPGQKRFDFMWTVLAERAKGLLLLVNNDLPDPIAKVIEYLGEFEALVAGGAVVIGVTRSDVAPTPDLGAYADALAQWHPDRTIPVFTADPRSTDHMRTLLLTLVASVEAAEIIASATSDASETAA